Proteins encoded within one genomic window of Candidatus Binatia bacterium:
- a CDS encoding phosphoserine transaminase: MNQPRQKPERPLFSSGPCAKRPGWTPDALANALVGRSHRSSEGKSRLAEVIDRTRSILGIPEDYRIGIVPASDTGAVEMALWSLLGARPVDVLAWESFSKGWASDVTGQLGLDARVLESAYGTLPDLSQVEFSKDVVFAWNGTTSGVRVPNADWIPDDREGLAICDATSAVFAMDVDFGKLDVVTWSWQKVLGGEAAHGMLVLSPRAVERLESYTPPWPLPKIFRMTKGGKLIEGIFRGATINTPSMLCVEDALDALRWAESLGGLPALIQRSSANLQAVDRWVAGSKDFDFLAENPQQRSSTSICLKFSDGFASRHGEDDLAGAAKQIVKQLEAEQVGYDLGAYRDAPPGLRLWGGATVSAEDTAALLPWIDWAVAEAS, from the coding sequence ATGAACCAGCCGAGGCAAAAGCCCGAACGTCCGCTTTTTTCGTCAGGTCCCTGCGCCAAGCGTCCCGGCTGGACACCCGATGCGCTCGCGAATGCTCTTGTTGGACGTTCCCACCGATCGAGCGAGGGGAAGAGTCGGCTGGCAGAGGTGATCGACCGAACGCGATCGATCTTGGGGATCCCCGAAGATTATCGCATCGGTATCGTGCCGGCTTCCGATACCGGCGCCGTCGAGATGGCCTTATGGTCGCTGTTGGGGGCTCGTCCGGTAGACGTTCTTGCGTGGGAAAGTTTTTCCAAGGGTTGGGCCTCGGATGTTACCGGGCAATTGGGTCTCGACGCGCGAGTCCTGGAATCGGCTTATGGGACGCTTCCGGACCTGTCGCAGGTCGAATTTTCCAAGGATGTTGTTTTCGCGTGGAACGGGACGACATCGGGCGTGCGCGTCCCGAACGCCGATTGGATCCCGGACGACCGCGAAGGCCTGGCGATTTGTGACGCAACGTCGGCCGTCTTCGCCATGGATGTCGATTTTGGCAAACTCGATGTTGTGACATGGTCATGGCAAAAAGTTTTAGGCGGGGAAGCGGCTCACGGAATGCTCGTTCTCTCGCCGAGGGCTGTTGAGCGATTGGAATCCTACACGCCCCCGTGGCCGCTGCCGAAGATTTTTCGGATGACCAAGGGCGGTAAGCTGATTGAAGGAATTTTCCGCGGAGCAACGATCAACACGCCCTCCATGCTTTGCGTTGAAGATGCTCTGGACGCCTTGCGATGGGCCGAATCTCTCGGCGGACTTCCTGCGTTGATACAGCGCTCTTCGGCGAACCTGCAGGCCGTCGATCGCTGGGTTGCGGGCTCGAAGGATTTTGATTTTCTCGCAGAAAATCCGCAGCAGCGTTCGTCAACATCGATCTGTCTGAAGTTTTCGGACGGGTTTGCCTCGCGCCACGGCGAAGACGACCTGGCAGGTGCGGCCAAGCAGATTGTGAAGCAACTCGAGGCAGAGCAGGTAGGCTATGATCTCGGTGCTTATCGCGATGCCCCGCCGGGGCTTCGCCTATGGGGTGGCGCCACTGTCTCTGCCGAAGATACAGCAGCGCTTCTTCCGTGGATAGATTGGGCGGTTGCCGAGGCTTCCTGA
- a CDS encoding acyl-CoA/acyl-ACP dehydrogenase, producing the protein MDFEYSEDQVAIRDLAKQILEDCVPTDKILALVQADGWYDQSTWKALADASLLGLGISEDVGGSGMGMEELVLVLEQAGRRAAPLPLLSTLVLGALPIAEFGTDEQKKQNLPEVAAGNRFLTAALVEEGRRSAASCRTAATRVDGGYTLTGEKQCVPGASIASRILVPAQTENGKVAVFLLDPASEGVTLLDQEVSSGEPHSQLLMVDARVEDSDILGSLENGEDILDWIEARGMIAGCAIQLGIADSALAQTVEYQTTRRQFGVPIGSFQGPQLRAADAWIDIEAMRSTLEQAVWRLATGREARRAILVAKWWACRGGHRVAHTCQHLHGGMGADVEYPIHRWFLAAKQNEVFLGGASVHQAKLGWMLVEGVAA; encoded by the coding sequence ATGGACTTTGAATATTCGGAAGATCAGGTCGCGATTCGCGATCTAGCCAAACAGATTCTCGAGGATTGCGTCCCGACGGACAAGATCCTCGCATTGGTTCAGGCTGATGGATGGTACGACCAGAGCACTTGGAAGGCACTTGCGGATGCGAGCCTTCTTGGACTCGGAATTTCCGAAGATGTGGGTGGCTCCGGCATGGGGATGGAGGAGCTTGTGCTCGTTCTCGAGCAAGCTGGGCGCCGTGCAGCGCCGCTGCCGCTGCTGTCGACCCTCGTGCTCGGAGCACTCCCGATTGCCGAGTTCGGAACCGACGAACAGAAAAAACAGAACCTTCCGGAGGTCGCTGCCGGGAACAGGTTCCTGACCGCAGCTCTCGTAGAAGAAGGCCGGCGTTCGGCAGCAAGCTGTCGGACCGCGGCGACTCGCGTGGACGGCGGCTATACGCTGACGGGTGAGAAGCAATGCGTTCCGGGAGCTTCGATTGCCTCCCGGATTCTGGTGCCGGCGCAGACAGAGAACGGCAAGGTAGCCGTCTTCCTGCTGGATCCGGCCAGCGAGGGTGTCACCCTTTTGGATCAGGAAGTCTCCAGCGGCGAGCCCCATTCACAGCTTCTGATGGTCGATGCTCGGGTGGAAGATTCGGATATCCTCGGCTCGCTCGAGAATGGCGAGGATATTCTGGATTGGATTGAGGCTCGTGGCATGATCGCCGGCTGCGCCATTCAATTGGGCATTGCAGATTCGGCTTTGGCGCAAACCGTCGAATACCAAACGACTCGTCGGCAATTCGGTGTGCCGATCGGCTCCTTCCAGGGACCACAGCTGCGAGCTGCAGACGCCTGGATTGATATCGAGGCGATGCGCTCGACCCTCGAGCAGGCTGTATGGCGTCTCGCAACCGGCCGAGAGGCGCGACGCGCGATTCTCGTTGCCAAATGGTGGGCCTGTCGCGGTGGACATCGCGTGGCTCATACTTGTCAGCACCTGCACGGTGGCATGGGCGCGGATGTGGAATACCCGATTCATCGTTGGTTCCTCGCGGCCAAACAGAATGAGGTCTTCCTCGGTGGCGCGAGCGTTCATCAGGCCAAGCTCGGTTGGATGCTGGTGGAGGGAGTGGCTGCGTGA
- a CDS encoding SDR family oxidoreductase, whose protein sequence is MGTYCITGGASGIGAGIVDRLRSDQHEVFTVDLRNADIEADLSTPKGRDAAIEAIRAKAPGGLDGFVPCAGIGPHVQPISLIPRVNFFGAVALTDALCPDLAKRKGSVVMISSNSSRMGEADPVFVEKLLDGDEAGAAAYIEDKDGQTAYGHGKFAITVWMRRNASRFIADGVRINAVAPGYVTTALTDAGGEDPVFGPAIAAFVETIPVGRPGIPADIAHPVAWLLSPEASFVCGSVLYADGGHDAMLRPDSY, encoded by the coding sequence ATGGGAACCTATTGTATCACCGGTGGAGCATCGGGCATCGGAGCCGGCATTGTCGACCGACTCCGGTCCGATCAGCATGAAGTGTTTACTGTCGATCTCCGAAACGCAGATATCGAAGCCGATCTATCGACACCCAAAGGCCGCGACGCAGCCATCGAGGCCATTCGGGCAAAGGCACCCGGGGGGCTCGATGGTTTTGTTCCCTGCGCGGGGATTGGTCCCCATGTCCAACCGATCTCGCTGATTCCCCGCGTGAATTTTTTCGGCGCGGTCGCCCTGACGGACGCGCTCTGCCCGGACCTCGCCAAACGCAAGGGTAGCGTGGTGATGATCTCTTCAAACTCTTCGCGGATGGGCGAAGCCGATCCCGTCTTTGTCGAGAAACTTCTGGACGGGGACGAGGCCGGCGCCGCGGCATATATCGAAGACAAGGATGGGCAAACCGCCTATGGGCATGGGAAGTTCGCGATCACCGTCTGGATGCGCCGCAACGCCTCGCGGTTCATTGCCGATGGTGTGCGCATCAACGCCGTTGCTCCGGGTTATGTCACAACGGCCCTCACCGACGCCGGGGGTGAAGATCCGGTATTCGGACCGGCGATCGCCGCATTCGTGGAAACAATCCCGGTCGGGCGACCTGGTATCCCTGCCGATATCGCTCACCCGGTTGCCTGGCTTCTGAGTCCCGAGGCGAGTTTCGTGTGCGGGTCCGTTCTCTACGCCGACGGAGGCCATGATGCGATGCTGCGGCCGGACTCCTACTGA
- a CDS encoding MaoC family dehydratase: MSRFEKTLGFDEVSVGDTLPELSIPLSATRIIATAIASRDYQDVHHDLEQAKERGTKSIFMNILTTNGFVDRYITDWAGPDALLKRVNIRLGAPNYAGDTMVLTGTITEKNVVNDQSVIDIDVVGKNSIGNHVTGTVRVALPQGN, translated from the coding sequence GTGAGCAGATTCGAAAAGACTCTGGGCTTCGACGAGGTGAGTGTCGGGGACACTCTGCCTGAATTGTCGATCCCTCTGTCGGCAACGCGGATTATCGCCACGGCGATCGCTTCCAGAGACTATCAGGATGTGCACCACGACCTCGAGCAGGCCAAGGAGCGAGGAACCAAGAGCATCTTCATGAATATCCTGACCACCAATGGGTTCGTCGACCGCTATATTACGGATTGGGCGGGACCGGATGCGTTGCTCAAGCGAGTGAATATCCGTCTGGGCGCCCCGAATTACGCGGGCGATACGATGGTTCTCACCGGCACGATCACCGAGAAAAATGTCGTGAACGATCAATCCGTCATCGATATCGATGTGGTGGGCAAAAACAGTATCGGCAACCATGTGACCGGGACCGTCCGAGTCGCACTTCCGCAGGGAAATTGA
- a CDS encoding NAD(P)/FAD-dependent oxidoreductase, with translation MSERKSTPQTRRRVAIIGAGFSGICTAIHLRKSALYDFAVFEKAPSIGGTWRDNSYPGAVCDVPSVSYSYSFAMKLDWSRKWSPQPEILAYLESCARKYDVYRQIRFGTEIAHAEFDAERSVWVLTTDKGDVHEADILITGTGQLSRPSLPEIPGREQFAGPQFHSSRWDHGVDLEGKRIAVIGSAASAVQLVPEIARDAARVSVFQRTPNWILPMGNRTHTESEIDRWKKHPWLARLHRWWIYLSFEARWPLFKGNRTMQKMAQQFAERNLEEIVRNPDLRRALTPDYPLGSRRLLASDHFLPALTRENVDLITENIDHIDADGIVTADGKKILADILVLATGFRSTEFLAPMEIIGRDGKSLENSWRDGAEAYLGLTVPGFPNFFMMYGPNTNLGHNSIIFMIECQTAYIMDCLRQMDERNLAALDLKSDVMKRFNQKIQQELEKTVFAQAERSWYKTAAGKITNNWSTTTIRYWLQTRRVNLADYATRTRTN, from the coding sequence ATGTCCGAACGAAAGAGCACCCCACAGACCCGCCGTCGGGTCGCGATTATCGGTGCCGGTTTTTCCGGAATCTGCACAGCGATTCATCTCCGCAAGAGCGCCCTCTACGATTTTGCGGTCTTCGAGAAGGCGCCGTCCATCGGTGGCACATGGCGGGACAATTCATATCCCGGGGCCGTTTGCGACGTGCCCTCTGTCTCCTATTCCTACTCCTTTGCGATGAAGCTCGACTGGTCCAGGAAATGGTCGCCGCAACCCGAAATTCTTGCTTATCTCGAATCCTGTGCACGAAAATATGATGTATATCGACAGATCCGATTCGGCACCGAGATTGCGCATGCCGAGTTTGATGCAGAGCGATCCGTTTGGGTCCTGACCACGGACAAGGGCGACGTCCACGAAGCCGATATCCTGATCACTGGGACCGGACAGCTCAGTCGTCCTTCCCTCCCGGAAATACCCGGTCGAGAACAATTTGCAGGTCCCCAGTTTCACTCCTCCCGATGGGACCATGGAGTCGACCTCGAGGGGAAACGGATCGCGGTGATCGGCAGCGCCGCCAGCGCCGTCCAACTGGTGCCCGAAATTGCTCGCGACGCCGCCCGGGTAAGTGTTTTCCAAAGGACTCCGAATTGGATTCTACCCATGGGGAACCGCACCCATACCGAAAGCGAAATTGATCGCTGGAAGAAGCATCCGTGGCTCGCACGCCTGCATCGGTGGTGGATTTACCTCAGCTTCGAAGCGCGATGGCCTCTGTTCAAAGGCAACCGCACGATGCAGAAAATGGCACAGCAGTTTGCCGAGCGGAATCTCGAGGAGATCGTTCGGAACCCCGACCTGCGCCGCGCCCTGACTCCGGATTATCCCCTCGGCAGTCGACGATTGCTTGCCAGCGATCATTTCCTCCCCGCGCTCACTCGCGAAAACGTGGACCTCATTACCGAAAACATCGACCATATCGACGCAGATGGCATCGTGACGGCAGACGGCAAAAAAATCCTTGCCGATATTCTGGTTCTCGCCACCGGCTTCCGCTCGACCGAGTTTCTCGCGCCCATGGAAATCATCGGCCGCGACGGCAAGTCTCTCGAGAACTCCTGGCGCGATGGTGCCGAAGCCTATCTCGGACTGACGGTCCCGGGGTTTCCGAATTTTTTCATGATGTATGGCCCCAACACGAATCTCGGCCACAACTCGATCATCTTCATGATCGAATGTCAGACAGCCTATATCATGGACTGTCTTCGACAGATGGATGAGAGGAACCTCGCCGCTCTCGATCTGAAATCTGACGTGATGAAGCGATTCAATCAGAAAATCCAGCAAGAACTCGAGAAGACCGTCTTCGCGCAGGCCGAGCGAAGTTGGTACAAGACGGCCGCAGGGAAGATCACCAACAATTGGTCCACCACGACCATTCGATATTGGCTGCAGACACGACGGGTAAATTTGGCCGACTATGCCACCCGGACACGCACAAACTGA
- a CDS encoding bifunctional MaoC family dehydratase N-terminal/OB-fold nucleic acid binding domain-containing protein: protein MAEEITPEQADRLSRLKEFEGQVVGEPFRAHDPVNQPMIRHWCDAMEDDNPVYTDPDRAAQSVHGGIVAPPGMIQAWTMAGLRGAHREEGAAPTVQEKIWEILDDGGFTSVVAVSADQEYERYVRPGDHLACTITIENISPEKKTGLGVGHFITQLYSWSTEEGELVATMRWRLLKFQPRPKKAVAKAAPKRSRPRPGITLDNQFFWEGLKDEKLLIQKCTSCGYMQAPPDPMCPKCQGLEWDYVEASGRGSLYSFVVMHYPPVPPFDYPNPIGLVELEEGVRMVTNLIDVEKDDIRIGMPLEVTFKKIDDDLTLHQWRPAQS from the coding sequence ATGGCTGAGGAGATCACACCGGAGCAGGCTGATCGCCTTTCTCGTCTGAAAGAATTCGAGGGGCAGGTTGTGGGCGAGCCGTTTCGCGCTCACGACCCGGTCAATCAGCCAATGATTCGTCATTGGTGTGATGCCATGGAGGATGACAATCCTGTCTATACGGACCCCGACCGTGCGGCTCAGAGCGTGCACGGTGGAATCGTCGCACCGCCGGGCATGATTCAGGCATGGACGATGGCAGGATTGCGGGGGGCACACCGGGAAGAAGGTGCCGCTCCGACAGTGCAGGAAAAAATCTGGGAAATCCTTGATGATGGCGGATTTACTTCCGTTGTCGCGGTTAGCGCTGATCAGGAATACGAGAGGTACGTCCGCCCGGGCGACCATCTGGCCTGTACGATCACAATCGAGAATATTTCTCCGGAAAAAAAGACCGGCCTTGGCGTCGGCCATTTCATTACCCAGCTATATTCCTGGTCGACCGAAGAAGGTGAGCTCGTCGCAACCATGCGATGGCGCTTGCTGAAATTTCAGCCGCGACCGAAGAAGGCTGTGGCCAAGGCTGCCCCCAAACGCTCGCGACCCCGGCCGGGGATCACTCTCGACAATCAGTTTTTCTGGGAGGGTCTCAAGGACGAGAAACTGCTGATCCAGAAATGTACGAGTTGTGGCTATATGCAGGCGCCGCCCGACCCGATGTGTCCCAAATGTCAGGGGTTGGAGTGGGATTATGTCGAGGCCTCCGGCAGAGGTTCCCTTTACAGTTTTGTGGTAATGCACTACCCGCCAGTTCCTCCTTTTGATTATCCTAACCCGATTGGGCTGGTGGAATTGGAAGAGGGCGTTCGCATGGTGACCAACCTGATCGACGTCGAAAAAGACGATATCCGAATCGGAATGCCCCTGGAGGTAACGTTCAAGAAGATCGATGACGATCTCACGTTGCATCAGTGGCGACCGGCCCAAAGCTGA
- a CDS encoding CoA transferase, protein MDALHDLRVLDLGEDVSNAYATRLLADLGADVVKVELPGRGDLLRAWGPFPKGREGDPEASGLFRYLNTGKRSVALDLSDESDRRELLAMVRGVDLVIASGARGVLEAIGCDFAALRAENPRLAMVRISGFGETGPWAGRPETEFVAQAAGGWVSAHGRPAEDPVQCGGRLAEYHMAAYAAATALTAVRATRETGEATLVDVCGMEAFIGTLPYPMLFAQNLAAVGMPPPQQRFTPVPGALEVQDGWVGLNALTAQSWSDICALLEAPDFADRQKDIQTKPDAQKAFFAHIQSWLGAHTVEEVVALAQAFRIPSGPLGNGASIRNFEQHRERPFFVKDPSGDFDRPGFPYRMSASGPKMREEAPRLGADTTSLRDSPWAARAPVAPTHPKDQPYLPFAGMRVLDLGTFWAGPYLGMYLATLGADVVKIESVQRPDGYRFIQTFTGLGEKWYEMGGSFQATNLGKRELTLDLRRPEGQEIFCDLVRESDVVLENFSPRVMENFGLGWKQLQAIRPELLMVRMPGFGLEGPWRDWVAYALVLEQVAGMSWVTGHAGGDPLNPGGFLDCVVSMHAATALQAALLHRERTGEGQLIEMPQLETALCLTAEQTIAYSLREEVLARQGNRHPVYAPQGSYQASDGRWVSLSVRDDDDWQRLVAAIGEPEWAMDPRLASGSGRQGSHDAIDAGLAGWMNQRGADQAVETLLAAELPVVKNLIPGSESYGHEHLEAREWFETLIHPHSGEKRYPKFPVRFSFGPERQYTGNAPLLGEHNQEILLQELGFSPEKIAQLEKSKIIGTKPER, encoded by the coding sequence ATGGACGCTTTGCATGACCTCCGAGTCCTCGACCTTGGTGAGGACGTATCCAACGCTTACGCGACCCGTCTGCTTGCGGATCTGGGCGCCGACGTCGTCAAGGTCGAGTTACCGGGACGAGGGGACTTACTGCGCGCCTGGGGGCCTTTCCCGAAAGGCCGGGAAGGAGATCCCGAGGCCAGCGGTCTTTTCCGCTACCTGAACACCGGGAAGCGAAGCGTAGCGCTCGACCTCTCCGACGAATCGGACCGGCGCGAGCTTCTGGCAATGGTTCGGGGGGTGGATTTGGTGATCGCTTCGGGTGCCAGGGGAGTGCTCGAAGCCATCGGTTGTGATTTTGCCGCCCTGCGTGCCGAGAATCCGCGTCTGGCCATGGTGAGGATCTCCGGCTTCGGCGAAACCGGCCCGTGGGCGGGGAGGCCCGAGACGGAGTTTGTGGCACAAGCCGCCGGTGGCTGGGTCTCGGCACATGGTCGTCCGGCAGAGGACCCCGTGCAATGCGGGGGTCGGCTGGCCGAGTATCATATGGCGGCTTACGCCGCGGCTACCGCATTGACGGCGGTCCGCGCGACTCGTGAGACGGGTGAGGCGACTCTGGTCGATGTCTGCGGCATGGAAGCCTTCATCGGCACACTTCCGTACCCGATGCTCTTCGCCCAGAACCTGGCCGCGGTCGGCATGCCGCCACCCCAGCAGCGTTTCACGCCGGTACCCGGCGCACTCGAGGTGCAGGACGGCTGGGTTGGCCTGAACGCTCTGACGGCTCAATCGTGGTCGGATATCTGCGCCCTGCTGGAGGCGCCGGATTTCGCGGATCGGCAGAAGGATATCCAGACAAAGCCGGATGCGCAGAAAGCTTTCTTTGCGCATATTCAGAGTTGGCTGGGGGCTCATACCGTCGAGGAAGTCGTGGCCCTGGCGCAGGCCTTCCGAATTCCTTCAGGCCCGCTGGGCAATGGAGCTTCGATCCGGAACTTCGAACAGCACCGGGAGCGGCCCTTCTTCGTAAAGGATCCCTCCGGGGACTTCGATCGGCCAGGATTTCCGTATCGGATGAGCGCCTCGGGCCCGAAAATGCGGGAGGAAGCACCAAGGCTGGGCGCGGATACGACGTCCTTGCGGGATTCCCCCTGGGCCGCGCGCGCACCGGTGGCACCCACCCATCCCAAGGACCAACCGTATCTACCCTTTGCGGGGATGAGAGTTCTGGACCTGGGGACTTTCTGGGCCGGACCCTATCTCGGCATGTATCTCGCCACACTTGGCGCGGACGTCGTGAAGATCGAGTCGGTGCAGCGCCCCGATGGTTACCGCTTTATCCAGACCTTCACCGGACTGGGAGAGAAGTGGTACGAGATGGGCGGCAGTTTTCAGGCGACCAACCTGGGCAAGCGCGAGTTGACTCTCGACCTGCGTCGGCCCGAAGGTCAGGAGATCTTCTGCGATCTGGTGCGGGAATCCGATGTGGTTCTGGAGAACTTCTCGCCACGGGTGATGGAGAATTTCGGACTGGGTTGGAAGCAATTGCAAGCCATTCGACCGGAGCTTCTGATGGTGCGCATGCCCGGGTTCGGACTCGAGGGCCCCTGGCGAGATTGGGTGGCCTACGCTCTGGTTCTCGAGCAGGTCGCGGGGATGAGCTGGGTGACGGGTCATGCCGGTGGCGATCCTCTGAACCCCGGTGGCTTTCTGGATTGTGTGGTTTCGATGCATGCGGCAACGGCGCTTCAGGCAGCGTTGCTGCATCGAGAACGCACGGGCGAGGGGCAGCTGATCGAGATGCCACAGCTGGAAACGGCGCTATGCCTGACGGCCGAACAAACCATCGCGTACTCGCTGCGCGAGGAAGTCCTCGCCCGTCAGGGAAATCGTCACCCGGTCTACGCCCCGCAGGGTTCCTATCAGGCCTCGGATGGCCGTTGGGTATCTCTCAGCGTACGGGATGATGACGATTGGCAGCGACTGGTTGCAGCGATCGGTGAACCTGAGTGGGCCATGGACCCGCGGCTTGCTTCCGGCTCGGGTCGTCAGGGCAGCCACGATGCCATCGACGCTGGCCTCGCGGGCTGGATGAACCAGCGAGGGGCGGATCAAGCCGTCGAGACCCTTCTCGCGGCGGAACTCCCGGTGGTGAAAAATCTCATCCCGGGGAGCGAGAGCTACGGCCACGAGCACCTTGAGGCCCGGGAATGGTTCGAGACATTGATTCATCCCCACTCGGGCGAAAAAAGGTACCCAAAATTTCCGGTCCGCTTCTCCTTTGGGCCGGAGCGCCAATACACCGGAAATGCACCACTTTTAGGCGAGCATAATCAGGAAATTTTGCTTCAAGAGCTCGGATTTTCTCCGGAAAAAATTGCACAGCTCGAAAAATCGAAGATTATAGGGACCAAACCGGAGCGTTGA
- a CDS encoding lipid-transfer protein: MGNQLKDKAAIVGIGATEFSKESGRSTHRLAAECVKTALDDAGLKASDVDGVALFSAEHNPEIDVMRTLGGGDLRFFSRVHYGGGAACAVVHQAAMAVATGVADVVVCWRAFNERSGHRFGTGVQNKDAAATTEMAHYSSYTPFGLLTPASWVAMFGQRYLHVTGATTDDFGRVSVAGRDFAATNPNAFFYEKPITLEDHRNSRWIVEPLRLLDCCQESDGGQALIITSPERARDLRQKPAMIRAAAQGSGAGQHQMTSYYRDDMTRLPEMGVVARELYETSGLGPDDFQTAILYDHFTPFVLSQLEEFGFCDFGEAKEFVREGHHARGGRLPINTHGGQLGEAYIHGTNGIAEGVRQIRGTAVNQVDGVEHVLVTAGTGVPTSGLILGVD; this comes from the coding sequence ATGGGTAACCAACTCAAGGACAAGGCAGCGATTGTCGGGATTGGTGCGACCGAGTTCTCCAAGGAGTCCGGGCGCAGCACACATCGCTTGGCCGCGGAGTGCGTCAAGACAGCACTTGATGACGCCGGGCTGAAAGCCTCGGACGTCGATGGCGTTGCTCTCTTTTCGGCAGAGCACAACCCCGAGATCGATGTGATGCGAACTCTGGGCGGCGGTGACCTGCGCTTTTTCAGTCGCGTGCATTACGGGGGTGGCGCAGCATGTGCGGTCGTCCATCAGGCAGCGATGGCGGTAGCAACGGGTGTCGCGGATGTTGTCGTATGCTGGCGCGCTTTCAATGAGCGTTCCGGCCACCGCTTTGGCACGGGCGTGCAGAACAAGGACGCCGCGGCGACGACCGAGATGGCGCATTACTCAAGCTACACGCCATTTGGATTGCTCACGCCCGCATCTTGGGTCGCGATGTTTGGTCAGCGGTATTTGCACGTGACGGGGGCGACCACCGACGATTTCGGTCGCGTTTCGGTTGCGGGCCGAGACTTTGCGGCAACAAACCCGAACGCATTCTTTTATGAGAAACCGATAACACTGGAGGACCATCGCAATTCGCGATGGATTGTCGAGCCATTGCGGCTGCTCGATTGCTGTCAGGAATCCGACGGTGGACAGGCCTTGATCATTACCAGTCCCGAGCGTGCGCGTGATCTGAGGCAGAAGCCCGCCATGATCCGGGCAGCGGCGCAAGGCTCAGGTGCCGGCCAGCATCAGATGACGAGCTATTATCGCGATGATATGACCCGCCTGCCGGAGATGGGTGTGGTTGCACGCGAGCTCTACGAGACCAGCGGGCTCGGTCCTGACGACTTCCAGACGGCCATCCTCTACGACCACTTTACTCCCTTTGTCCTCTCGCAACTCGAAGAGTTCGGGTTTTGTGACTTTGGCGAAGCGAAGGAATTTGTCCGCGAGGGACACCACGCGCGCGGGGGACGCTTGCCGATCAATACTCACGGTGGGCAGCTCGGTGAGGCCTATATTCACGGAACCAATGGCATTGCCGAGGGTGTGCGTCAGATCCGGGGAACCGCAGTGAATCAGGTCGACGGCGTCGAGCATGTTTTGGTAACCGCAGGCACGGGCGTCCCGACCAGTGGTTTGATTCTCGGCGTGGACTGA
- a CDS encoding acyl-CoA dehydrogenase family protein, with protein sequence MYVDFTPKQENLRGEIRDYFETLMTPDRKKSLVGVYQGKEYKETIRQIGKDGWLGVGWPSEYGGHGFTALEQLIFVDEARRTGAPLPFVTLNTVGPALMVHGTEEQKEEFLPRILAGDVHFAIGYSEPNAGTDLAALSTKAERNGDEYVVNGTKMFTSGAGDADYIWLAARTDPNVKKHKGITMLVASTEDPGFSAAPIHTVGGGRTHMSYYEDVRVPVNMRVGEENAGWGIVTLQLNHERIGLGAWGCVAARIVDDVISWAKDTETDDGSKVADQGWVQNALGEAYARVEAAKVMNWRMAWMVEQGRLPPANASGVKVYGTETLIEIYSRLTDVLGAQGMIKSDSPGALLLGAVEREYRACQINTFGGGVNEIQRTILATMGLGMPRK encoded by the coding sequence ATGTACGTTGATTTTACTCCAAAACAAGAAAATCTCCGCGGCGAGATCCGTGATTACTTTGAAACCTTGATGACACCCGACCGTAAAAAAAGCCTGGTCGGCGTCTATCAGGGCAAAGAGTACAAGGAGACCATTCGTCAGATCGGCAAAGACGGATGGTTGGGGGTCGGTTGGCCCTCCGAGTACGGTGGGCATGGATTCACCGCACTCGAGCAGTTGATCTTCGTCGATGAGGCTCGCCGGACGGGAGCGCCCCTTCCCTTTGTGACTCTCAATACTGTGGGTCCAGCACTGATGGTGCACGGCACCGAAGAGCAGAAGGAAGAGTTCCTGCCTCGAATTCTGGCTGGTGATGTCCATTTTGCCATTGGCTATTCCGAGCCGAACGCGGGAACCGACCTGGCCGCTCTCTCGACCAAAGCCGAGCGCAACGGTGACGAGTATGTGGTGAACGGGACCAAGATGTTCACCTCGGGAGCCGGCGACGCCGACTATATCTGGCTGGCCGCGCGAACCGATCCCAACGTGAAGAAGCACAAGGGAATCACGATGCTTGTGGCCTCGACCGAGGATCCGGGCTTTAGCGCCGCACCGATTCATACGGTGGGCGGTGGCCGGACGCATATGAGCTATTACGAGGACGTTCGAGTTCCGGTCAATATGCGCGTCGGCGAAGAGAACGCCGGTTGGGGCATCGTGACCTTGCAGCTCAACCACGAGCGAATCGGCCTGGGTGCCTGGGGCTGCGTTGCGGCGCGCATCGTGGACGACGTGATTTCGTGGGCCAAAGACACCGAGACCGATGACGGCAGCAAGGTCGCTGATCAGGGCTGGGTGCAGAATGCACTCGGCGAGGCCTATGCTCGCGTCGAGGCGGCCAAGGTCATGAACTGGCGGATGGCCTGGATGGTAGAGCAGGGACGCCTGCCCCCGGCGAATGCATCCGGCGTTAAAGTCTATGGCACCGAAACCTTGATCGAGATCTATAGCCGTTTGACCGACGTCCTCGGAGCCCAGGGCATGATCAAGAGTGACTCCCCCGGGGCCCTGTTGCTCGGGGCTGTCGAGAGAGAATATCGAGCCTGCCAGATCAATACGTTCGGCGGCGGTGTCAATGAGATCCAGCGGACCATTTTGGCCACGATGGGCCTCGGCATGCCCCGGAAGTAG